A part of Eubacterium sp. AB3007 genomic DNA contains:
- a CDS encoding type II secretion system F family protein — protein sequence MRSKGFVQDEKGEIVSVEKRRAKDTEVFTLHVKVCREGVTAERDVTLTLRGERQKKSSPVDRSDPAAKLDRELEGAISEAEEGKGKYIELPLALQDGTRIRWSKSNQSAPIMFLLFPVGIIPLLYLSDQKKDREVCRMRTESVRRSLPVFTDQVMILLSCGLILSDAFNRIAEGYRTDPTKNSFFERLIVDCQECAARTNRSLVTILNEKADQYRIREFTRIVGYISENQYRGVDLSGKLEASGRELWEARKKQAEEKGRMAETKLTMPLAVLLLVLILVTAAPAILQVKGGT from the coding sequence ATGAGGTCGAAAGGCTTTGTGCAGGATGAGAAGGGGGAGATCGTCTCCGTGGAGAAGAGGCGGGCCAAAGACACAGAGGTTTTCACATTGCATGTGAAGGTGTGTCGGGAGGGTGTCACTGCGGAACGAGATGTGACGTTGACGCTGCGAGGTGAAAGGCAGAAGAAAAGTTCGCCTGTCGACAGGTCAGATCCGGCAGCCAAGCTCGACAGAGAGCTGGAGGGTGCGATCAGTGAGGCAGAAGAAGGAAAGGGAAAGTATATCGAACTCCCTCTCGCCCTGCAAGATGGTACCAGAATACGGTGGAGCAAGTCGAACCAGTCAGCGCCAATTATGTTTCTGCTGTTTCCTGTCGGCATCATCCCCTTGCTGTATCTCTCGGATCAGAAGAAGGACAGGGAAGTGTGTAGGATGAGAACAGAGAGTGTACGCAGATCACTTCCGGTGTTCACGGATCAGGTTATGATCCTGTTATCCTGCGGGCTGATCCTGTCAGATGCGTTTAACAGGATCGCTGAGGGATATCGAACGGACCCGACAAAGAACAGTTTCTTTGAGAGACTTATCGTAGACTGTCAGGAGTGCGCCGCCAGAACCAATCGGAGTCTGGTAACGATTCTGAACGAGAAAGCGGATCAGTATAGGATCCGAGAATTTACAAGGATTGTAGGATATATTTCAGAAAATCAATACAGAGGTGTGGATCTGTCCGGCAAACTGGAGGCCTCCGGCAGAGAACTGTGGGAGGCACGCAAGAAGCAGGCTGAGGAGAAGGGGCGGATGGCAGAGACTAAGCTGACGATGCCGCTGGCCGTGCTTCTTCTGGTGCTGATCCTGGTGACAGCAGCGCCGGCGATCCTGCAGGTAAAAGGAGGAACATGA
- a CDS encoding TadE/TadG family type IV pilus assembly protein, protein MKGKRGSTMVEAAMVLPLLLLSVLSTILLVLYFYASLDSQIHTQTKAIENGLSSRAMFRIVQEETSTSVPLRGIVEKTMRREYRAKHYVINIGEAIRLGRKFTEE, encoded by the coding sequence TTGAAAGGAAAACGTGGGAGCACGATGGTGGAGGCGGCGATGGTGCTCCCGCTCCTGCTTCTCAGTGTTTTGTCGACGATCCTTCTGGTGTTGTACTTTTATGCATCACTGGATTCTCAGATACACACACAAACGAAGGCGATCGAGAATGGTCTCTCTTCCCGGGCTATGTTCCGTATCGTACAAGAAGAGACCAGTACCAGTGTGCCTTTGCGAGGTATCGTGGAGAAAACGATGAGGCGGGAGTATCGCGCAAAACACTACGTGATCAACATAGGGGAGGCGATCCGGCTTGGAAGGAAATTCACAGAAGAATAA
- a CDS encoding bifunctional 4-hydroxy-3-methylbut-2-enyl diphosphate reductase/30S ribosomal protein S1, whose translation MEIIRAKHSGFCFGVRQAIEKTYAQLDQEHRGAIYTCGPLIHNTSVTDSLKENGVGIIHDLSETAPGDTVIIRSHGEPKSFYDQAATMDLEIVDATCPFVARIHQLVNKAFQEGRPIIIVGDRTHPEVIGINGWCNDQAFIAHSSEDARRFEESEAFLVCQTTLNEKVLQEVVSVLQEKGVDLDIQNTICNATRDRQKAADELSQKVDMMLVIGGRNSSNTRKLYEICKKNQKYTFFVENISDLPLKELQKYNRIGIAAGASTPERVIKEVISTMSENITNENNISMADIMDQIDATLRLPHAGDIVDGKVYQVTDDEVIVTMGCKKDGILMANEVSLEEGQTLKDVFHVGDEIQAKVIKTDDSDGGILLSKKRLQVNEQWNEITEAYENKTNIDVKVVKVVKGGVIAAYKEVSGFIPLSQLSNKYVETADGFIGEELTVKVTRVEQRRNRAVFSHKAVLVEERQKQIEEIWSTFQEGMTVLGTVMRFTDYGAFVDLGGIDGLLHISEISWGKLKHPDEVLHIGQEIEVMILSMNKEKGKISLGLKQTTPEPWSVINDNYSVGQVVKGKVVQLKEYGAFVELEPGLDGLVHISEVANKRVANIADELSVGQEVNAKILEIDTDRKRISLSIKEAGEIAEEEPEAEEAPAEEVPVEEATEAEEAPAEEE comes from the coding sequence ATGGAGATCATACGAGCCAAACACAGCGGCTTCTGCTTTGGTGTGAGACAGGCTATTGAGAAGACATACGCCCAGCTGGACCAGGAACATCGAGGCGCCATCTATACTTGCGGCCCCCTGATCCACAACACCTCGGTCACTGACAGCCTGAAAGAAAATGGCGTCGGGATCATTCACGATTTGTCAGAGACAGCCCCCGGAGATACGGTGATCATCCGGTCTCACGGAGAGCCTAAGTCCTTTTATGACCAAGCTGCCACCATGGATCTGGAGATCGTGGACGCCACTTGCCCCTTTGTCGCCCGGATCCATCAGCTTGTGAACAAAGCCTTCCAAGAGGGACGACCTATCATTATCGTAGGCGACCGGACGCACCCAGAAGTCATAGGGATCAACGGCTGGTGCAACGATCAGGCCTTCATCGCTCACTCGTCCGAGGATGCCCGGAGATTTGAGGAATCAGAAGCATTTCTGGTATGCCAGACCACATTGAACGAGAAAGTATTACAGGAAGTCGTCTCCGTCCTGCAGGAGAAAGGCGTCGATCTTGATATCCAGAACACCATCTGCAATGCAACACGAGATCGGCAGAAAGCCGCTGATGAACTCTCCCAAAAAGTGGATATGATGTTGGTGATCGGTGGCCGCAACTCCTCCAACACCCGGAAATTATATGAAATATGTAAAAAAAATCAAAAATACACGTTTTTTGTTGAAAATATTTCAGATTTACCGTTGAAAGAATTGCAAAAATATAATAGAATAGGAATTGCGGCAGGTGCATCGACGCCTGAACGTGTTATTAAGGAGGTTATTTCTACAATGAGTGAAAACATCACCAACGAAAACAACATTTCAATGGCAGATATCATGGATCAGATTGATGCTACCCTGAGACTCCCTCACGCTGGAGACATCGTAGACGGCAAGGTCTATCAGGTTACCGACGACGAAGTCATCGTCACCATGGGCTGCAAGAAGGACGGGATCCTCATGGCAAACGAGGTATCTCTGGAAGAAGGTCAGACACTGAAGGACGTGTTCCATGTCGGCGATGAGATCCAGGCTAAGGTAATCAAGACAGACGACAGCGACGGTGGCATCCTGCTCTCCAAGAAGAGACTGCAGGTCAACGAGCAGTGGAACGAGATCACGGAAGCTTACGAGAACAAGACCAACATCGACGTCAAGGTCGTGAAGGTCGTCAAGGGCGGTGTGATCGCAGCCTACAAGGAAGTCTCCGGTTTCATTCCTCTCTCCCAGCTCTCCAACAAGTATGTGGAGACTGCAGACGGATTCATCGGCGAAGAGCTGACGGTCAAGGTCACAAGAGTTGAGCAGAGAAGAAACAGAGCCGTTTTCTCCCACAAGGCTGTTCTGGTCGAAGAGAGACAGAAGCAGATCGAGGAGATCTGGTCCACATTCCAGGAAGGCATGACCGTACTGGGTACTGTCATGAGATTCACCGATTACGGCGCGTTCGTAGATCTGGGTGGAATCGATGGACTGCTGCACATCTCCGAGATCTCCTGGGGCAAGCTGAAGCATCCTGATGAGGTGCTCCACATCGGACAGGAAATCGAGGTAATGATCCTCTCCATGAACAAGGAGAAAGGCAAGATCTCCCTGGGTCTCAAGCAGACCACTCCGGAGCCATGGTCCGTCATCAACGACAACTACTCTGTTGGCCAGGTGGTCAAGGGCAAGGTCGTTCAGCTGAAGGAGTACGGCGCATTCGTAGAGCTGGAGCCGGGTCTGGATGGACTGGTCCACATCTCCGAGGTTGCCAACAAGCGTGTTGCTAACATCGCTGACGAGCTCTCCGTAGGACAGGAAGTCAACGCCAAGATCCTCGAGATCGACACCGACAGAAAGAGAATCAGCCTCTCCATCAAGGAAGCTGGCGAGATCGCCGAGGAAGAGCCTGAGGCTGAGGAAGCTCCTGCTGAGGAAGTTCCTGTTGAGGAAGCTACGGAAGCCGAGGAAGCTCCTGCTGAAGAGGAATAG
- a CDS encoding DUF5702 domain-containing protein, with amino-acid sequence MEGNSQKNKRGSVAITVIMLMTGLLILITAYIHASKTLAVRGCTREMGLMWCESVLGEYDLNLQRRYGIFGFYGTVDEIGEKIDRYAMCSFRGKKYVDYKGAAVQLFDYSLESPLNVRKQVVAMGKYVAAGDLVKPIPEIHAWKDGSSCVRGGEEIWTELPSEGSSGGLSVAALKAALEGLSDPGEVVKEGTDRYFENRYILRYFSHEGEKNDLGNTYLDGEVEYILCGKHTDEENRKGVRARITAIRFAANMVYILKDPKMNGETMAVAEVITPGPAAVVTQKALQSAWALAESNNDYKLLMNGKKVPMVKTQHSWAIDLESITGGKVKEEENPKFKSKVPYVDPGNTAGQEYRDYLELLCYLMDSDVKILRLMDLIQINMRCFYYGDFRLKDYNGGLRCVLRVNDEEQEIAKVYQGKP; translated from the coding sequence TTGGAAGGAAATTCACAGAAGAATAAGCGAGGTTCGGTAGCCATCACGGTGATCATGCTCATGACAGGACTTCTAATCCTGATCACCGCATACATCCATGCCTCCAAAACACTGGCTGTACGGGGATGCACCAGAGAAATGGGGCTTATGTGGTGTGAGTCCGTTCTTGGGGAATATGATCTGAACCTCCAACGCCGGTACGGGATCTTCGGATTTTATGGGACGGTCGATGAGATCGGGGAGAAGATCGATCGCTACGCCATGTGTTCCTTTCGGGGCAAGAAGTATGTGGACTACAAGGGAGCTGCCGTACAGTTATTTGACTATAGCCTGGAGAGTCCTCTGAACGTCCGTAAGCAGGTGGTCGCCATGGGTAAGTATGTAGCAGCAGGTGACCTGGTGAAACCGATCCCTGAGATACATGCCTGGAAGGACGGAAGCAGTTGTGTCAGGGGCGGAGAAGAGATATGGACGGAGCTCCCTTCGGAAGGCAGCAGTGGTGGTCTTTCGGTTGCTGCGCTCAAGGCTGCCCTGGAAGGGCTCAGTGATCCAGGAGAGGTGGTGAAGGAGGGGACAGACCGCTACTTCGAAAACAGATACATCCTTCGGTATTTCAGTCATGAGGGTGAGAAGAACGACCTTGGAAATACTTATCTGGATGGAGAGGTGGAATACATTCTCTGTGGAAAACATACGGACGAAGAGAACCGGAAGGGAGTACGCGCCAGAATCACGGCCATTCGGTTTGCTGCTAACATGGTGTATATTCTGAAGGACCCTAAGATGAATGGAGAGACCATGGCGGTGGCAGAGGTGATCACACCAGGTCCGGCGGCCGTGGTGACCCAGAAAGCACTCCAGAGCGCCTGGGCTCTTGCGGAGAGTAACAACGACTACAAGCTTTTGATGAACGGGAAAAAGGTACCTATGGTTAAAACACAGCATTCCTGGGCCATTGATCTGGAATCCATCACAGGCGGAAAGGTGAAGGAAGAGGAGAATCCGAAGTTCAAAAGCAAGGTCCCTTATGTTGACCCGGGGAATACAGCCGGACAGGAGTATCGCGATTATCTTGAATTACTCTGCTATCTGATGGACAGTGATGTGAAGATACTGCGACTGATGGATCTGATCCAGATCAACATGAGATGTTTCTATTACGGAGATTTTAGATTGAAGGATTATAATGGGGGATTACGTTGTGTGTTGAGGGTGAATGATGAGGAACAGGAGATCGCAAAGGTATATCAGGGAAAGCCGTAA
- the murI gene encoding glutamate racemase → MDNRPIGFFDSGIGGLTSIPYIMRKLPLEQIIFFGDTARTPYGSKSVETIRQFTMQIGEFLKKKDVKMMVIACNTISSTCLDDLRRAYPKIPIISAISPTARVIAESCAPEDHIGIIATKATVRSGVYERKIREKNHRLDKLYARECPAFVPLIEEGIIDNEIMDLTIHYYLDDFVEDNQIDTLVLGCTHYPLIRENLRRIYPGLRIVSSSKEAATAVQIELEKHDLLADRRNADNVFYASDLSENFVNMIQRILGKDQDELNIRFKNLDL, encoded by the coding sequence ATGGACAACAGACCGATTGGATTTTTTGACTCCGGTATTGGCGGTCTTACAAGCATCCCTTATATCATGCGGAAACTTCCGCTTGAACAGATCATATTTTTCGGTGATACAGCAAGGACTCCCTATGGATCCAAGTCCGTAGAGACCATCCGGCAATTCACCATGCAGATTGGTGAGTTTCTTAAGAAGAAAGACGTCAAGATGATGGTCATTGCCTGCAATACCATCAGTTCGACCTGTCTCGACGATCTTCGGCGCGCGTATCCCAAGATCCCTATCATCAGTGCTATTTCTCCAACCGCAAGGGTAATTGCGGAGAGCTGTGCGCCAGAGGATCACATCGGCATCATCGCCACCAAGGCAACCGTTCGCAGCGGCGTGTATGAGCGCAAGATCCGGGAGAAGAACCATCGTCTCGACAAGTTATATGCCAGAGAATGTCCTGCCTTTGTTCCGCTGATCGAGGAGGGGATCATCGACAACGAGATCATGGACCTGACCATCCATTATTATCTGGATGATTTTGTGGAAGATAACCAGATCGATACGCTTGTGCTCGGATGCACCCACTATCCTCTGATACGAGAGAATCTCCGGCGTATCTACCCGGGGCTTCGCATCGTTAGTTCTTCCAAGGAGGCGGCGACTGCTGTACAGATCGAGCTGGAGAAACACGATCTTCTTGCGGATAGAAGAAACGCAGACAATGTCTTCTACGCCAGCGACCTGTCGGAGAATTTCGTCAACATGATCCAGCGGATACTGGGGAAGGATCAGGATGAATTGAACATTCGATTCAAGAATCTGGATTTATAG
- a CDS encoding NAD(+)/NADH kinase produces MRKHLCIYTNGSNSSLKTERVLKSKLSNSACQVLDGIDRNADIIVCIGGDGTFLEVLHKYDFPEIPMVGINTGHLGFFQEIMPDQLDDLIFNLSHDRYSLQPLSTVRINVECDSGCHEHIGLNEVCVKGDNSHSVHLNMSIGGSFIERFSGDGLVVATPAGSTAYNYSLGGSIVDPRLTVLQVTPIAPMNTIAYRSFTSSVLLPSDLELGLIPDIDTQTEISIVCDGYTSNYAKVKEMTIGFSDKKVNLVRFEGYDFWTKVKSKFL; encoded by the coding sequence ATGAGAAAGCACTTATGCATCTATACCAATGGTTCCAACTCCTCTCTGAAAACCGAGCGAGTTCTGAAGAGCAAACTGTCCAACTCAGCTTGCCAGGTTCTGGACGGCATCGATCGAAACGCTGACATCATCGTATGCATCGGCGGAGACGGCACCTTCCTGGAGGTACTCCACAAGTACGACTTCCCGGAAATCCCCATGGTGGGAATCAATACCGGGCACCTGGGGTTCTTTCAGGAGATCATGCCGGATCAGCTGGACGACCTGATATTCAATCTGTCTCATGACCGGTACAGTCTCCAGCCTCTCTCCACCGTGCGGATCAATGTGGAATGTGACTCCGGATGCCACGAACATATCGGGCTCAACGAAGTATGTGTCAAGGGAGACAACAGCCACAGCGTCCACCTGAACATGTCCATCGGCGGCAGCTTTATCGAGCGTTTCAGCGGAGACGGCCTGGTGGTGGCCACTCCTGCCGGGAGCACGGCCTACAACTACTCCCTGGGCGGGAGCATCGTTGATCCGCGGCTGACAGTGCTGCAGGTCACTCCCATCGCCCCCATGAACACCATTGCCTATCGTTCCTTCACCTCCAGCGTACTCCTGCCATCTGACCTGGAACTGGGACTGATCCCGGACATCGACACACAGACTGAGATCAGCATCGTCTGTGACGGGTACACCAGCAACTACGCCAAGGTGAAAGAGATGACCATCGGATTCTCTGACAAGAAAGTCAACCTGGTACGTTTTGAGGGCTATGATTTCTGGACAAAGGTTAAGAGCAAATTCCTATAG
- a CDS encoding RluA family pseudouridine synthase, whose translation MQTFEFTVEKEDEGLGIRRLLKKRLDFSSRLLARLRAQKRVYLNGEILEGWMKPKAGDVITALLPDEKSHFEPEDIDTDVLYEDGDILILNKQPGITVHPTYGHPSHTIANGLMKHMEETGDSFKIRFVNRLDMDTSGLLIVGKNSHAQDDIVRQMQENRVEKRYIAIVRGEITENALKQPGVTVTEYDEDDNPRFTIDLPIGGPAEGTANRFVTEDGYPSVTHVRILQVASGYSMIELLLETGRTHQIRVHLSHLGFPIIGDELYGGAAPSLIDRQALHAYSLRFSHPRSGKPMRFEAAVPADMKQALYKIIAAGQEE comes from the coding sequence ATGCAGACATTTGAATTCACAGTTGAGAAAGAGGACGAAGGGCTGGGGATACGACGCCTTCTGAAGAAGAGATTAGACTTTTCCTCCAGGCTCCTTGCCAGACTCCGCGCCCAGAAACGCGTCTATCTCAATGGCGAGATCCTGGAAGGCTGGATGAAGCCCAAGGCCGGTGATGTGATCACCGCTCTCCTTCCAGACGAGAAGAGCCATTTTGAACCTGAGGACATTGACACAGACGTACTCTACGAGGATGGTGACATTCTCATCCTCAACAAACAACCTGGGATCACGGTCCACCCCACCTACGGGCATCCTTCCCACACCATCGCCAACGGCCTCATGAAACACATGGAGGAGACCGGAGACTCCTTTAAGATCCGCTTTGTGAACCGGCTGGACATGGATACCTCGGGACTTCTCATCGTAGGCAAGAACTCCCACGCTCAGGACGATATCGTCCGGCAGATGCAGGAGAACCGGGTGGAGAAACGCTACATCGCCATTGTCCGCGGCGAGATCACCGAGAACGCCCTGAAACAACCAGGCGTTACAGTCACAGAGTATGACGAGGATGACAACCCCCGCTTTACCATCGACCTTCCCATCGGCGGGCCTGCAGAAGGCACGGCGAACCGTTTTGTTACCGAGGATGGATATCCTTCTGTCACACATGTAAGGATACTTCAGGTCGCCAGTGGCTACTCCATGATCGAACTGCTTCTGGAAACAGGCCGCACCCATCAGATCCGGGTGCACCTGTCCCACCTTGGATTCCCTATCATCGGCGACGAACTCTATGGCGGCGCGGCACCTTCCCTTATCGACCGACAGGCCCTGCACGCTTACAGTCTTCGCTTCAGCCATCCGCGAAGCGGGAAACCAATGCGATTCGAAGCGGCTGTTCCCGCGGACATGAAACAAGCCTTATACAAGATCATAGCCGCAGGGCAGGAGGAGTAA
- a CDS encoding MBL fold metallo-hydrolase, whose translation MYKNMNENHQLFQDFPGFDRFDYPEGTYRVTAGMGGEAILVIGSRYTALYDTGMAYCAEGTISNIKTVLHRHQRTRVDYILVSHTHYDHIGALPYVLKEWPDAIVCGAAKAMMVFKSEGARKLMRYLGEEARNSFTGSRKPIETEGMRVDRIVTDGSRINLGDKYFNVIVTKGHTDCSLTFVLEPDSIMFASESTGLLRGPGVIHTSILKSYRDAIQSARKCKNYGVQKIISPHFGCIPYDIVPQYFDMFHESAERGRDFVLSLRDQGLDFDGIMKAYEAEYWFEERSKFHPKAAFLENAKHEVSCILREFPEEKN comes from the coding sequence ATGTATAAGAATATGAACGAGAATCACCAGCTCTTCCAGGATTTTCCGGGATTTGATCGATTCGACTATCCAGAAGGAACATACAGGGTCACTGCAGGTATGGGCGGCGAGGCCATTCTGGTCATCGGCAGCCGGTACACGGCCCTCTATGACACAGGAATGGCCTATTGTGCAGAAGGGACCATCTCCAATATCAAGACCGTACTTCACCGCCATCAGAGAACCAGGGTGGATTATATTCTGGTTTCTCATACTCACTACGACCATATTGGGGCACTGCCCTATGTTCTGAAAGAGTGGCCTGATGCGATCGTGTGTGGTGCCGCCAAGGCGATGATGGTGTTCAAGAGCGAGGGCGCCAGAAAACTCATGCGCTATCTGGGGGAGGAAGCAAGGAATAGCTTTACCGGATCCCGCAAGCCCATTGAGACAGAGGGGATGCGGGTGGATCGGATTGTCACAGATGGCAGCAGGATCAATCTGGGGGACAAGTACTTCAATGTCATCGTGACCAAAGGACATACAGACTGCTCCCTGACCTTTGTGCTGGAACCGGACAGCATCATGTTCGCAAGCGAGAGCACAGGGCTTCTGAGAGGGCCGGGCGTCATCCATACATCGATTCTGAAGAGCTACCGGGATGCCATCCAGAGTGCTCGTAAGTGCAAGAACTATGGCGTTCAGAAGATTATCAGCCCGCATTTCGGGTGCATTCCCTACGACATTGTGCCGCAATACTTTGACATGTTTCATGAGAGTGCGGAAAGGGGAAGAGATTTTGTGCTTTCACTGAGGGATCAAGGGCTTGATTTCGATGGCATCATGAAAGCCTACGAAGCAGAATACTGGTTCGAGGAACGGAGCAAGTTCCACCCGAAAGCCGCATTCCTGGAGAATGCGAAGCATGAGGTGAGCTGCATACTTCGCGAGTTCCCGGAGGAGAAGAATTAG
- the pepF gene encoding oligoendopeptidase F yields MGNKKLKSRTEIPSEHKWNIEKMYAADDLWEKDLAAAITGAENYDRFRGHLGDSASMLADALEESDRIELLLERVFVYARMKQDEDNRNSHQQEMLGRAENAIARISSAMSFVLPEIIALPEDRILSFLDNEPRLQIYRHMLLDALRRKAHVLPEAQEKLLAQMSEVLGATGQIFTMLNNADLKFTNVHDEDGDEISLTHGNYINLMRSQNREVRKEAYTACYEAYRSLINTIGTNYSYNVKRDVVSAQIRHYDSARQASLASGNIPESVYDNLISAVNDTLPTLHDYLTLRKKILGVDELKMYDVYVPLVSMPERDITFREAVELANKGLAPLGEDYLAQFNRGIEDRWIDIYENEGKTSGAYSFGSYDSDPYVLMNFDGKLEDLFTLVHEMGHSMNSFYTRANQPFCYGDHSIFTAEVASTVNESLMMRYLLENERDPEMHRYILNMYIEAFRTTLFRQTMFAEFEKQTHDYVENGGSLTAEWMNSLYNDLNNRYFGPALTEDSLIQYEWARIPHFYRSFYVYQYATGYSAATAIADSILTKGAPARDAYLEFLKCGTNDYPVELLRIAGVDMDTPGPVDQAMKTFTSLVEELKGLY; encoded by the coding sequence ATGGGAAACAAAAAATTAAAATCACGTACCGAAATCCCTTCTGAACATAAGTGGAACATAGAGAAAATGTACGCCGCAGATGACCTCTGGGAGAAAGACCTTGCCGCTGCCATCACCGGAGCTGAAAACTATGATCGTTTCCGAGGTCATCTGGGGGACAGTGCGTCCATGCTGGCTGACGCTCTGGAGGAATCTGACCGAATCGAACTTCTTCTGGAACGCGTCTTTGTCTATGCCAGAATGAAACAAGACGAAGACAACCGGAACAGCCATCAGCAGGAGATGCTGGGACGCGCCGAGAACGCCATCGCCCGTATCTCCTCCGCCATGAGTTTTGTGCTGCCTGAGATCATTGCGCTGCCTGAGGATCGAATCCTCTCATTTCTGGACAACGAACCACGCCTTCAGATCTACCGCCACATGCTTCTGGATGCCCTGCGCCGGAAGGCTCACGTGCTCCCGGAAGCGCAGGAGAAACTTCTGGCACAGATGAGCGAAGTGCTTGGCGCTACCGGTCAGATCTTCACGATGCTGAATAACGCAGATCTGAAGTTCACAAATGTTCATGACGAGGACGGCGACGAAATCTCTCTGACCCATGGCAACTATATCAACCTGATGCGCTCACAGAACAGAGAAGTTCGTAAGGAAGCCTATACCGCCTGTTATGAGGCATACCGCAGCCTGATCAACACCATCGGCACCAACTACAGTTACAACGTCAAAAGAGACGTTGTGAGCGCCCAGATCCGTCACTATGACTCCGCACGACAGGCTTCACTGGCTTCCGGCAATATCCCGGAGTCTGTATATGATAATCTGATCAGTGCGGTCAACGATACCCTGCCGACTCTGCACGATTACCTCACTCTCCGAAAAAAGATTCTGGGCGTGGACGAGCTAAAGATGTATGACGTATATGTCCCTCTGGTCAGTATGCCGGAGAGAGACATCACATTCCGCGAGGCGGTGGAACTGGCCAACAAAGGACTAGCCCCGCTTGGCGAGGATTATCTGGCGCAATTCAATCGCGGAATTGAGGATCGCTGGATCGATATCTACGAGAACGAGGGCAAGACGAGCGGCGCCTATAGCTTCGGCTCCTACGACTCTGATCCTTACGTATTGATGAACTTTGATGGAAAGCTGGAGGATCTGTTCACCCTGGTCCACGAGATGGGCCATTCCATGAACTCCTTCTATACCAGGGCCAATCAGCCCTTCTGCTATGGGGATCACTCGATCTTCACAGCGGAGGTAGCCTCCACTGTCAATGAGTCTCTGATGATGCGCTATCTTCTTGAGAACGAGAGGGATCCGGAAATGCACCGGTACATTCTCAACATGTATATCGAGGCATTCCGTACTACCTTGTTCCGACAGACCATGTTCGCTGAATTCGAGAAGCAGACCCATGACTACGTGGAGAACGGCGGCTCCCTGACGGCGGAGTGGATGAACAGTCTCTATAACGATCTGAACAACCGGTATTTCGGTCCTGCCCTGACAGAGGATTCTCTGATCCAGTACGAATGGGCAAGGATCCCTCACTTCTACCGGAGTTTCTACGTGTATCAATACGCTACGGGCTACTCTGCGGCGACCGCTATTGCAGACAGCATCCTGACCAAAGGAGCACCTGCTCGCGATGCTTACCTGGAGTTCCTGAAGTGCGGCACCAACGACTATCCGGTGGAACTTCTTCGCATTGCCGGTGTGGATATGGATACACCGGGACCTGTCGACCAGGCCATGAAAACCTTCACCTCACTCGTCGAAGAACTGAAAGGGCTGTACTGA
- a CDS encoding TadE/TadG family type IV pilus assembly protein encodes MRNRRSQRYIRESRKGFLDCRGAYIVEAALVLPLFILAMLLMVNVIPVIGKCENITYGAAEEMRMEMAKSAFRRDPVAFPVLLPARVYKENSRVEHFLVTGYRYRYAAGDEDDLISVRFACRFSQPDPFGIFSKIRFQGALMGRAYTGSYYKGQKQEQDLVCVFPEEGRCYHSKTCTHVKANCRQTYLTGEIRKKYRSCPNCKSGKAKIGTPVFCFEAYGEAYHLAGCRAVKRYYIKISRRSAKESGYVACSKCGGG; translated from the coding sequence ATGAGGAACAGGAGATCGCAAAGGTATATCAGGGAAAGCCGTAAGGGGTTCTTAGACTGCAGAGGGGCATATATCGTAGAGGCGGCTTTGGTGCTCCCACTGTTTATCCTGGCCATGCTTCTGATGGTAAACGTGATCCCGGTCATCGGTAAGTGTGAGAACATCACCTACGGGGCGGCAGAAGAAATGAGGATGGAGATGGCGAAATCCGCATTTCGTCGTGATCCGGTTGCGTTTCCGGTACTCCTTCCCGCAAGGGTATATAAAGAAAACAGCAGAGTGGAACATTTTCTGGTGACCGGATATCGTTATCGGTATGCGGCAGGAGACGAGGATGACCTGATCAGTGTGCGGTTTGCCTGCCGGTTCTCTCAACCGGACCCCTTCGGAATCTTCAGTAAGATCCGGTTCCAGGGGGCACTGATGGGGAGGGCGTATACCGGCAGTTATTATAAAGGGCAGAAGCAGGAACAGGATCTGGTCTGCGTATTTCCGGAGGAGGGAAGGTGCTACCATAGCAAGACATGCACTCATGTGAAAGCGAACTGCAGACAGACCTACCTGACTGGGGAGATCCGGAAGAAATATCGTTCCTGTCCCAATTGCAAATCCGGAAAGGCGAAGATCGGAACGCCTGTGTTCTGTTTTGAGGCATATGGCGAGGCGTATCATCTTGCCGGGTGCAGGGCCGTAAAACGATACTATATCAAGATCAGCCGGAGATCGGCCAAAGAAAGTGGATATGTGGCGTGCAGCAAGTGCGGAGGAGGGTGA